The proteins below are encoded in one region of Bacteroidales bacterium:
- the proS gene encoding proline--tRNA ligase, whose protein sequence is MAKDFPTREENFSQWYNDLVIKADLAENSAVRGCMVIKPYGFSIWEKMQAALDKMFKDSGHSNAYFPLLIPKSFFNKEAAHVDGFAKECAVVTHYRLKKSPDGKDIIVDEDAKLEEELIIRPTSETIIWNTYKGWIQSYRDLPILVNQWANVVRWEMRTRLFLRTAEFLWQEGHTAHATEKEATEEALKMLDIYADFAENWLAMPVLKGYKTPGERFAGALETYCIEALMQDGKALQAGTSHFLGQNFAKAFDVKFLSKDNKQEHVWATSWGVSTRLMGALVMAHSDDKGLIIPPKLAPIQVIIIPIYKTDEEFTLVSEKVAQIKKSLESKGIAVKFDNRDTQKPGFKFAEAEFRGIPVRLAVGPRDVTNGTVEVVRRDTLEKSVYQQTDLENKITHLLDNIQQNMYQKALSFRENNTCKIDTYKDFKEVLDEKGGFILAHWDGTSETEEKIKEETKATIRCIPIDNESEAGKCIYSGKSSTQRVVFARAY, encoded by the coding sequence ATGGCAAAAGATTTTCCAACAAGAGAAGAAAATTTCTCACAATGGTACAATGATTTGGTAATAAAAGCTGATTTAGCCGAAAATTCGGCAGTTCGGGGTTGCATGGTTATCAAACCTTATGGTTTTTCTATATGGGAAAAAATGCAGGCAGCATTAGATAAAATGTTTAAGGACAGCGGTCATTCCAATGCCTATTTCCCTTTATTAATACCAAAATCATTTTTCAATAAAGAAGCAGCCCATGTTGATGGCTTTGCCAAGGAATGTGCTGTTGTTACTCATTACCGCTTAAAAAAATCGCCTGACGGCAAAGATATTATTGTTGATGAAGATGCTAAGCTGGAGGAAGAACTTATAATACGTCCTACTTCCGAAACAATTATATGGAATACATACAAGGGATGGATACAGTCGTATCGCGACCTTCCGATTCTTGTGAACCAATGGGCAAATGTTGTAAGGTGGGAAATGAGAACCCGTTTATTTCTGAGAACCGCCGAATTTCTCTGGCAGGAAGGTCATACTGCACACGCAACCGAGAAGGAAGCAACAGAAGAAGCATTGAAAATGCTTGATATCTACGCTGATTTTGCCGAAAACTGGCTTGCAATGCCTGTTCTGAAAGGATATAAAACTCCCGGAGAACGTTTTGCGGGTGCACTTGAAACATATTGCATTGAAGCACTTATGCAGGATGGTAAAGCACTTCAGGCAGGTACGTCACACTTTCTTGGGCAGAATTTCGCAAAGGCATTTGATGTAAAATTTCTAAGCAAAGACAATAAGCAGGAACACGTGTGGGCAACATCATGGGGCGTTTCCACAAGATTAATGGGTGCTCTTGTTATGGCTCATTCCGATGATAAAGGATTGATAATACCTCCTAAGCTTGCACCAATTCAAGTAATTATCATTCCTATTTATAAAACCGATGAAGAATTTACTTTGGTTTCCGAAAAAGTTGCTCAAATAAAAAAATCACTTGAAAGTAAAGGTATTGCCGTGAAATTTGATAACAGGGATACTCAAAAACCCGGGTTCAAGTTTGCTGAAGCCGAATTCAGAGGCATTCCCGTGCGGCTTGCTGTCGGTCCGAGAGACGTTACCAACGGGACTGTTGAAGTCGTTAGAAGAGATACACTTGAAAAATCGGTTTACCAGCAAACCGACCTTGAAAATAAAATCACACACCTGCTTGATAACATTCAGCAAAATATGTATCAGAAAGCTTTATCTTTCAGGGAAAACAATACCTGCAAAATTGATACTTACAAAGATTTTAAAGAAGTTCTGGACGAAAAGGGAGGTTTTATTTTAGCTCACTGGGACGGTACTTCCGAAACGGAAGAA